Sequence from the Salvelinus alpinus chromosome 35, SLU_Salpinus.1, whole genome shotgun sequence genome:
ttttttgcaaatttattaaaaaaataagaactggaatattacatttacataagtattcagaccctttactcagtcctttgttgaagcacctttggcagcgataacagccgagtcttcttgggtattacgctacaacttggcacaactgtatttggggagtttctcccattcttctctgtagatcctctcaagctctgtcaggttggatggggagcatcgttgcacagctattttcaggtctttccagagatgttcccGAAGCCACAAAACCATGCCTACAAAGCTATATAAACAATGGCTTTTAGTGTTATCTAAAAACTTAGCAGTAAACGTCTACTCTCCAAAGTTGCTTTATTGTGGAATGTTTGACTAGTCTTATCTCCTTCACTccactgcagagttctgtctcagtCACACATTTCTAAGAGGGGTCTTTTTAtaatatgcagagagagagagaactagaaaaCAACTGTGGAACAATTCTTAACCTctataatgaatatatatatattgttaatctgtagtctaggaccctataaatgtaaggagagaagggtcttataacccctccccttctattaaaaCAACATAAGCATGATCAATTATTCTAATAAATCAAACATTTTGGTACAACCCTtatcatgacccctaggtgaacCCAACAATgctcagatgattcgttgagagacCCAAGACAAAGGTACAAAggtattttatagccaagatacacccctttcaacctacataaCGAACAATAAAtatatagaatgggtcacaaggttaagatttgtatgaaagatacctataatacatagcagacagtatctgctgtgtcaacagttttcattgtgtagagaccagtgtctggccccgtatagaacagaaacattaactcatgctctggaatgctcattaggttttatcacccaaaagacattgtaaatctcctgtcagtgttatctcccagaggcccatcctcagtagaacacacacatactagtTAATAATACTCtgttctgttgcataaaacatccatttgatgcaataaaagtattataacgtAATTTTTCCACCATACCTGACTAGTCTCGCAGTCCCtgctctgaaaaacatccccattaGCATGATCCTGAcaccaccatgcctcaccgtagggatggtgccaggtttcctccagatgtgacgcttggcattcaggccaaagagttcaaccttggtttcatcagaccagagaatcttgtttctcattgtctaagagtcctttaggtgccttttggcaagctcCATGCGGgttgtcatgtaccttttactgaggatgtACCTTTtactggcttctgtctggcctcacctaccataaagtcctgattggtggagtgttgcgtGAATGtggcttaggcatgctgcaaggaggcatgaggactgcaaatgtggccagggcaatcaattgcaatgtccgtactgtgagacgcctaagacagtgctacagggagacaggacggacagctgatcatcctcgcagtggcagaccaagtgtaacaacacctgcacaggattggtacatctgaacatcgcACCTGCGGGACacgtacaggatggcaacaactgcccaagttacacctggaacgcacaattcctccatcagtgctcagactagaggtcgaccgattatgatttttcaatgccgataccgattattggaggacaaaagaagccgataccgattaatcggccgatttatatataaaaataaaaaaaaataaacatatatatatatatatatcatacacacacacacatttttgtaataatgacaattgcaacaatactgaatgaacaatgaacacttttattttaacttaatataatacataaatacacacacgcacacagctctggagtgacaatgatactgaagagtctgcttaggagacaaatactctcaactgtttgaataaaaatagagtttaagttacctgtgatgaatgttgaaaacaaaaactttaatttctatatgcaggaaatcctattttaataatgggcatggtaagaattgacaaccaaagtgcgagtcataattcccatgacacctagcaaaatctgaaaagcggttccttcatttattccataggatatttttagattcacttaaaataaggtctgtgtttcgtgtaggcttacatcaccgtgccaattttataactgtgtagatatccatgggacaaggtaactctgatcaatattggctaaatataagcgaagataaaaacatttgtagagtggatttatgaaaatatgttgacaaacgttaccttatcctagtgagatttacacaggtatcaaaacgtcgaggcggtttaagcctgcacaaaacacagaccttatttaaagtagatcaagacattctctatggaagacatgaacagTAAAATaatgaaggaacccctttcaaattcagccgcaagttattacaggaattataacgcgtcgactatttctctctaaaccatatacctttgactaatccggaaactatcacctcgaaaacaaaatgtttattccgttccgtattttatctaacgggtggcatccatgagtctaaatattcctgttatattgcacaaccttcaatgttgtcgtaattacgtaaagttctggcaaattagttcgcaaagagccaggcggcccaaactgttgcatataccctgactctgcgtgcaatgaacgcaagagaaatgacacaatttcacctggttaatattgcctgctaacttggatttcttttagctaaatatgcaggtttaaaaatatatacttgtgtattgattttaagaaaggcattgctgtttatggttaagtacacattggagcaatgacagtcattgattgattgttttttataagataagtttaatgctagctagcaatttaccttagcttactgcatttgctaacaggcaggctcctcgtggagtgcaatgtaatcaatgcaagattggatcccccgagctgacaaggttaaaaatctgtcgttctgcccctaaacgagacagaacgttcctaggctgtcattgaaaatatgtgtgttatatgtgtgaatgtgttcttaactgacttgcctagttaaataaagattaaataaaggtgtaaaaaaaaataataataataaattaacaaaaatcgggaaatcggcgcccaaaaataccgatttccgattgttatgaaaacttgaaatcggccattccgattaatcggtcgacctctagctcagactgtccgcaataggctgagagaggctggactgagggcttgtaggcctgttgtaaggcaggtcctcaccagacatcaccggcaacaacgtcgcatatgggcacaaacccatcgtcgctggaccagacaggactgacaaaaagtgctcttcactggagagtcacggttttgtctcaccaggggttatggttggattcgcgttacaccgaggcctgagctttacaccgaggcctgtactctggagcgagattgtatgtttctcaatcagaggcagctgtcaatcgttgtccctgattgagaatcatacttaggcagcctgggtttcacgtgtgttttgtgggtgtttgttttccgtgtcagtagttgtgccacacgggactgtttgtcggttagattctcttttgttattttgtttcgtgtagtgttcagtttattgttaataaaacatggacactttccactctgcgtcttggtccgatccctacacctcctcttcagccgaagaggaggaaatcagccgtaaCAGTTCTTCAAGTTGGGGTTGAGTGGCAAAATAAAATCAACAACAGGTTGCAAGttatttcatttctttcatctcCTCCATTAGTGAATACAAACTGAATTACCGAGACCCTTTCTCAGCCAAGTCAAAAACGAGGTCATAACAGTACATAATTAATAAATCAAACTAACTAAACAACCAAAAATACAGGTTCTGGTGCAGTCGAGGGAAGATCTAACAAAACTTAAATTCAAGATAAATAAACAATATTTTCTCAAACTTTGTCAGACAGTTACAAACTAAACCAGCCACATGTCCACTTCCCTCTAACCTGCACCTTCCCCTGGGCGGTCGCACCTCAAACAAAAAATTAAACAGTCAGCCAATGAAATTTcaggatcaatcaatcaattagcaAGATAGAAGCATGCACAAGCAATGGAAGCTCACCGAGACACATACATtacaagtacagtacagtacaagacATATACATCTATTGCTATAACTACCCATTAATTGCATACTTTACATATCTCAACATGTGTTCCAATGCTGCTTAGTTTATTGAACATTATGAAATGATATGTTCAGGCTTCAGGTTTGGCAACAGTGGAGTAGATAACAGAATGGTCCACCTCTAATCTTTCTTCTGACCTGCAAAAAGCAAATTGAGTTGTTGTATGAgtatattcaaacatttcaaatAAACAGACTTCCAGAAATAGGTTACATTGAAAAGGACTGAACTGACAGTGAGTTCACGCTTACCTGGCAGTAGGACTGGGGAGGGGAAACTAGATGCTggcatactgtatgttgtctgtCACCTTGGCCTGTTTGGGTTTCATCTTGGAGTATACAACATCATCCCCATGGAGTCCTGAGAGTTGGGCCTTGTCGATGGAGCTGTGTAACTGCTGTAAGTCAAAGGTAGCATAATGAGGGTCTGCAGGATTCTGCAGAGGTGGTGGCTTGACCACAGAGTACAGAGAACTGTCTTGGGGGTGGGTGTGAGAGGGAGGCAGTTGAACGTTGGCATAGAGGGCATTTTCCTGTTCCTCCGTTCTAGTTTCGTGTATTGCTGGGTCGTTACTGATCCTTCTACTGAATAAGACTGGGTTTTGATCGTCCTGAAAGATGGAATTagacaaaaacaatacaaaatatttGATATATTGACCGCTCACTAGCTTCATCCATTGGTTAAACTAAGTAACATGTTACCGGGGAAGAATGAAAGCTTGCGCTTGAACATTGTTCAAATACCATGAACCTCCAGATAACATTGTTGCACTGACATGCTATTGGGATGTTGAATTGGAGTGTATATGCTGTGTTCCATTGACCTTTTTGTCCACAGCAGTCTTTTGACATAATTTGAATGGGCTCTTCCTGTCAAAGAAAACAAACTTCTTTGGGGGAACAAATCGGTATCACAAGGTCATCATACTCTACATTATGATATTTAATTGAGTACACAATGTTCCAGAGACTTACCACATCCATAGGAACACAAGAAGTATGATCACCATGAAAACTGTGGCCGCGGAACTTATGTAAACTGGCATTTGGACAGTATTTGTTCCTGAAAATGACACAGGATACATGAACACATTACATTCAAGTCAAGGGAATTCCCACTTGAAATACATTGGTTCAGGACAACAGGACATTTCactggacagtagaacataacATTTGCTTCCATACTGACCCTGCAGGATCAGAGACAGAACAGTAGAGTTGTGAGCCCCTTCTTTGTTCCTGGCCTCACAGAAGTACTGTCCACTGTCAGAGGAGGTTAGAGAAGTCAATTTCAACACCTCTCCTGACCCTGTCTGTGAGGTGTCTGTTCCATCCTTCTTAAACCAGGTGTAGTTCTCCACTGCTGGGTTGGCATGACTGCTGCAGGTCAGGTTCACAGAGCTTCCCTCTACCACTGAACCAGAGGGACTTACTGACACCAAGGTGTTCCTTGGGGCATCTAAAGCAAGCAGAAATATTCAAAagttgatacagttgaagtcagaagtttacatacatcttagccaaatagatttaaactcagtttttcacaattcctgacattaaattaaagtataaattccctgtcttaggtcagttaggatcaccactttattttaagaatgtgaaatgtcagaataataggagagagaatgatttatttcagcttttatttcatcacattcccagtgggtcagaagtttacatacactcaattagaatttggtagcattgcctttaaattgtctaacttgggtcaaacgtttcaggtagccttcccacaataagttgggtgaattttggtccattccccctgacagagctggtgtaactgagtcaggtttgtagttctccttgctcgcacacgctttttcagttctgcccacaaattttctatgggattgaggtcagagctttgtgatggccactccaataccttgattttgttgtccttaagccattttgccacaactttggaagtatgcttggggtcattgtccatttggaagacccatttgcgaccaagctttaacttcctgactgatgtcttgagttgttgcttcaatatatccacataattttccttcatcatgatgccaactattttgtgaagtgcaccagtccctcctgcagcaaggcaaccccacaaaatgatgctgccaaccccgtgcttcacgattgggatggtgttcttcagcttgcaagcctccctctttttcctccaaacataacgatggtcattatggccaaacag
This genomic interval carries:
- the LOC139564573 gene encoding B-cell receptor CD22-like, translated to MVIITSLHGIYLHGYLLVILSGHVLQEVFQFDRMWLLKTTSVMLVITLTLLGVCGSNWKVTFNDTAPCALRGSSVVFRCSYAYPSDQTITNSFWYFSSQRKNNDLFLAQEYRGRVEYLGNKDNNCTLKMNNLISSDATQYHFRFETVNKGDETNAWSSKTWVSLSLTGLTTKVQPATVREGERVTLTCVTTCTPSDHPAIVWFRDGHSVSNTEFLASSEDSVRYQCAVQGQENLNSAPMSLDVQYAPRNTLVSVSPSGSVVEGSSVNLTCSSHANPAVENYTWFKKDGTDTSQTGSGEVLKLTSLTSSDSGQYFCEARNKEGAHNSTVLSLILQGTNTVQMPVYISSAATVFMVIILLVFLWMWKSPFKLCQKTAVDKKDDQNPVLFSRRISNDPAIHETRTEEQENALYANVQLPPSHTHPQDSSLYSVVKPPPLQNPADPHYATFDLQQLHSSIDKAQLSGLHGDDVVYSKMKPKQAKVTDNIQYASI